In Nymphaea colorata isolate Beijing-Zhang1983 chromosome 3, ASM883128v2, whole genome shotgun sequence, a genomic segment contains:
- the LOC116249502 gene encoding nitrile-specifier protein 5 — protein MAKFQGRWMKMEQKGDGPGARSSHAVAIVGRKAYVFGGEFEPRVPIDNKTYVFDLDQSAWSLVPANGDIPPPRVGVMMAAVGHTIYVFGGRDADHSELNEFYSFDTTTNQWKLLSSGQTGPENRSYHSMTADDQYVYVFGGCGVKGRLNDLWSYDTKAGCWISYPAPGDACKPRGGPGLEVCGGKVWVVYGFSGEELDDVHCFDPITSEWKQVEPRGDKPSARSVFAAVGIGKYVIVYGGEVDPSDQGHLGAGKFSDEAYALDTETLLWTKLEDKGHCEHPGPRGWCAFSGARGEGMLVYGGNSPTNDRLDDIFFFTPVL, from the coding sequence ATGGAGCAGAAGGGTGATGGACCAGGAGCCAGGAGCTCTCATGCAGTGGCAATTGTGGGAAGGAAGGCCTATGTATTTGGTGGAGAGTTCGAGCCGCGTGTCCCGATTGATAACAAGACATACGTCTTTGATCTAGATCAATCGGCATGGTCCCTTGTGCCAGCAAATGGAGACATACCACCACCAAGGGTTGGTGTGATGATGGCTGCAGTTGGTCATACTATTTATGTATTTGGTGGCAGAGATGCTGATCACTCTGAGCTAAATGAGTTCTACTCGTTTGATACGACAACCAACCAATGGAAGCTCCTATCTTCAGGTCAAACTGGCCCTGAGAACAGGAGCTATCACTCCATGACTGCTGATGATCAGTATGTGTATGTCTTTGGAGGTTGTGGTGTGAAAGGCAGATTGAATGACTTATGGTCTTATGATACCAAAGCCGGTTGCTGGATCAGTTATCCAGCGCCAGGGGATGCTTGTAAACCAAGAGGAGGTCCTGGCCTTGAGGTATGCGGTGGAAAAGTGTGGGTTGTGTATGGTTTTTCTGGAGAGGAGCTCGATGACGTCCACTGCTTCGACCCTATCACCAGTGAATGGAAGCAGGTTGAGCCAAGGGGTGACAAGCCAAGTGCCCGCAGTGTCTTTGCTGCTGTTGGTATTGGGAAGTATGTGATAGTCTATGGTGGGGAGGTAGATCCTAGTGATCAGGGCCATCTTGGTGCTGGGAAGTTCTCAGACGAGGCCTATGCTTTGGACACAGAGACACTTCTATGGACCAAGCTTGAAGATAAAGGCCACTGTGAGCATCCGGGCCCGCGTGGATGGTGCGCCTTCTCTGGTGCCCGCGGAGAAGGAATGCTGGTTTATGGAGGGAATTCTCCTACCAATGACAGGTTGgatgatattttcttcttcactcCTGTTCTCTGA